From the Girardinichthys multiradiatus isolate DD_20200921_A chromosome 22, DD_fGirMul_XY1, whole genome shotgun sequence genome, one window contains:
- the atoh7 gene encoding transcription factor atoh7 translates to MNFESGPEKLFVSSLDLNLSDPDLSAAMKSRRPSSTDSGSESSELDSKTPEKFETTTRRRTAANARERKRMQGLNTAFDRLRKVVPQWGQDKKLSKYETLQMALSYIMALNRILTDTRRHAAPHRQWLDLQLDVVQPENYSCLMCPAGQEYVQSSFSYEFDGHHVYA, encoded by the coding sequence ATGAACTTTGAATCTGGTCCTGAGAAGCTGTTTGTCTCATCTCTTGACTTGAATTTGTCCGATCCTGATTTGTCTGCAGCCATGAAGTCCCGTCGGCCCAGCAGCACGGACTCTGGTTCCGAGTCCTCAGAGCTGGACTCCAAGACCCCAGAGAAATTTGAGACCACTACAAGGCGACGGACGGCAGCCAATGccagagagaggaagaggatgCAGGGTCTGAACACGGCCTTCGACCGCCTGCGGAAAGTGGTGCCCCAGTGGGGGCAGGACAAAAAACTGTCCAAGTATGAAACCCTGCAGATGGCCCTCAGCTACATCATGGCCCTCAACAGGATCCTGACTGACACCAGGAGGCACGCAGCTCCTCACCGACAGTGGCTGGACCTGCAGCTGGACGTTGTGCAGCCTGAGAACTACTCGTGTCTGATGTGTCCTGCAGGACAGGAGTACGTCCAATCCTCCTTTTCTTATGAGTTCGACGGCCATCACGTCTATGCATAA
- the pkd2l1 gene encoding polycystic kidney disease 2-like 1 protein: MKCLNNRAESHLTGRVESELDSMANGAWVNHGYCGSPQPLPRVVSTIYSPQPPFPSSMDSIYKLDPPVRIQEEPCASDQTVMKKRRGCSSFIKGLWGTAWTENNSNNRERFIRTTLRELVVYLVFLVDVCLLTYGMTSSSTYYFTKAMTDLFVSSASQGGVTFQSIGTMAEFWDYAQGPLLDGLYWTKWYNNQSLDSGDQSFIYYENMLLGVPRMRQIKIKNNSCKVHEDFKDEITGCFDVYIEKKEDDLSFGLINGSAWSYHTEKDIKGSAYWGLLTTYSGAGYYQDLNRTKEESANILAELMGNLWLDRGTRAVFIDFSAYNANINMFCVIRLVVEFPATGGAIPSYQIRTVKLIRYITHWDYFVLGCELVFCIFILYYVVEEILELRIHKFAYFKSIWNILDIVVILLAIVAIIFNIFRTIKVDNLLGSLLEQPDIYADFEFLAFWQTQYNNMNAVNLFFAWIKIFKYISFNKTMTQLSTTLGRCAKDILGFAIMFFIVFFAYAQLGYLLFGTEVESFSTFVKCIFTQFRIILGDFDYDAIDRANRVLGPIYFVSYVFFVFFVLLNMFLAIINDTYSEVKEELASQKDELQITDLIKQSYMKTFMRLKLKKEKISDVQKALQSGSREIEFEDFRDTLKEMGHADNEISAAFSQFDRDGNQVLDADEQMRMKIELEEKRDAVNAELNNLGKNYGKEHLEKCPVSFEDKESPSSQTFVGQEQLLRLTRQVLQIESSVAGLTSRIDLIMEKLGLEKKAEGNKLREK; this comes from the exons ATGAAGTGTTTGAACAACCGGGCTGAGAGCCACCTGACGGGCCGAGTGGAGTCCGAGCTGGACAGCATGGCGAACGGGGCCTGGGTGAACCATGGCTACTGTGGATCCCCTCAACCCCTGCCTCGGGTGGTCAGCACCATCTACAGCCCGCAGCCCCCCTTCCCGAGCTCCATGGACAGCATATACAAACTAGATCCCCCGGTCCGGATCCAGGAGGAACCGTGCGCCTCTGACCAGACTGTGATGAAGAAAAGAAGAGGCTGCTCCTCTTTTATCAAAG GGTTGTGGGGCACAGCATGGACTGAAAACAACTCTAACAACAGGGAAAGGTTTATCCGCACCACTCTGCGGGAACTGGTGGTCTACTTGGTGTTCCTGGTGGATGTTTGCCTCT TGACATATGGTATGACCAGCTCGAGCACCTATTATTTCACTAAAGCCATGACCGACCTGTTTGTGAGCTCAGCCAGTCAAGGTGGAGTCACGTTTCAGTCCATTGGTACCATGGCGGAGTTCTGGGAT TATGCCCAAGGTCCGTTACTAGACGGCCTGTACTGGACAAAATGGTATAACAACCAGTCCCTCGACAGCGGAGACCAATCGTTCATCTACTATGAGAACATGCTGCTCGGTGTTCCCCGGATGAGGCAGATTAAGATCAAGAACAACTCCTGCAAGGTCCATGAAGACTTCAAAGATGAGATCACAGGATGCTTTGACGTCTACATTGAGAAGAAAGAGGATGACCTCAGCTTTGGTCTCATCAACGGCTCAGC GTGGAGCTACCACACAGAGAAAGACATCAAAGGTTCTGCTTACTGGGGCTTGCTGACTACCTACAGTGGAGCAGGATACTACCAGGACCTGAACCGGACCAAGGAGGAGAGCGCCAACATCCTGGCAGAACTGATGGGAAACCTTTGGCTGGATCGAGGAACCAGAGCAGTTTTCATCGACTTCTCAGCCTACAATGCAAACATCAACATGTTCTGCGTCATCAG GTTGGTGGTAGAGTTTCCAGCGACTGGTGGAGCCATCCCTTCTTACCAGATCAGAACTGTTAAACTGATCCGCTACATCACCCACTGGGATTACTTCGTCCTCGGTTGCGAGTTGGTCTTCTGTATATTCATCCTTTACTACGTCGTGGAAGAAATACTAGAACTGCGGATACACAAGTTCGCCTATTTCAAAAGCATCTGGAACATCCTGGATATTGTTGTCATATTG CTCGCCATTGTTGCAATTATCTTCAACATTTTCCGAACCATCAAAGTGGACAACCTGCTCGGCTCGCTGCTAGAACAGCCTGATATATATGCTGATTTTGAATTCCTGGCTTTCTGGCAAACCCAATATAACAACATGAATGCCGTGAACTTGTTCTTCGCCTGGATCAAG ATTTTCAAATACATCAGTTTCAATAAGACCATGACGCAGTTGTCCACCACGCTGGGTCGATGTGCCAAAGACATCCTGGGATTCGCCATCATGTTCTTCATCGTCTTCTTTGCCTATGCTCAGCTGGGATATTTGCTGTTTGGAACAGAGGTTGAGTCTTTCAGCACATTCGTAAAGTGCAT TTTCACACAGTTCCGAATCATCCTCGGAGACTTTGATTATGACGCCATTGACCGTGCAAACAGAGTCCTCGGGCCCATTTACTTTGTCTCCTAcgtgttctttgttttctttgtcctACTG AACATGTTTCTGGCCATCATTAATGACACCTATTCAGAGGTCAAAGAAGAACTGGCTTCTCAGAAAGATGAGCTGCAGATTACAGACCTCATCAAACAG AGCTACATGAAGACCTTTATGAGACTgaaacttaaaaaagaaaaaatatcggACGTTCAGAAAGCTCTGCAGTCGGGATCTAGAGAAATTGAATTCGAGGACTTCAGGGATACTCTCAAGGA GATGGGCCACGCAGACAATGAAATATCTGCAGCCTTCTCACAGTTTGACCGAGACGGCAACCAAGTTCTTGATGCAGATGAACAAATGAGGATGAAAATCGAGCTGGAGGAAAAAAGG GATGCTGTTAATGCTGAGCTGAACAACCTTGGAAAGAATTATGGAAAAGAGCATCTGGAGAAGTGTCCCGTCTCATTCGAGGATAAAGAGAGTCCCTCAAGTCAAACCTTTGTGGGACAGGAACAGCTTCTCAG GCTGACCAGACAGGTTCTCCAGATTGAATCATCCGTGGCAGGTCTCACATCCAGGATTGACCTGATCATGGAGAAACTGGGATTGGAGAAAAAAGCTGAAGGGAACAAACTGAGAGAGAAGTAG